In the genome of Bradysia coprophila strain Holo2 unplaced genomic scaffold, BU_Bcop_v1 contig_232, whole genome shotgun sequence, one region contains:
- the LOC119075569 gene encoding probable glutamate receptor, which translates to MLQAENILENIETLTIDLMYKTRGHHCYALVTDKMYQSILSASLFKAVGQSTYFIILVPDFADTLRPEPIFLHSLMQAQRSGCQTFLIYLANGIQMERFLRFVDEFRILDTRSKFVLLHDYRLFSKRLHYLWRRIVNVIFVKENDNSRRGNLSTGTWFELTTVPFPLPIKEVYVDKKLDSWRSGRYQRGVKLFENKLTNLNNEKLKAVVFKHTPGVSGGSENHSGVEVEILNTMAKTMNFSLQFYESTDSDTAKWGRLESNGSASGLLGEMINRHADFGIADLHYTPHHLNIMDLSVPYTSQCLTFLTPESLTDNSWKTLILPFSGGMWLGVLFFLFSVGFVFYILGQIHIRLRRKEVLIKRKKYVRTTKRIKRTSTTSETISIQIKILPKRTRPTVSHKDIFESFGNCILYTYSMLLVVSLPRFPKSWSIRVLTGWYWIYCILVVVAYRASLTAILARSAPRVTIDTLQQLAESPIGCGAWGAQNKQFFLESLDEAGQKIGAKLEDVNDMMEAIERVARGKYAYYENENTLKEIRSKRNTQLDPHPMHIMKECAVNMPISIGLEKNSAIKPRFDNLLRRLIEAGLVSKWLSEAVRNYEHSEEETAEALMDLKKMYGAFVALGIGYFISVMALLGEIIYWKCVVVKSPLYDEYALYKLYEKS; encoded by the exons ATGTTGCAagcggaaaatattttggaaaacaTTGAAACCCTAACCATTGACCTGATGTACAAAACTAGAGGTCACCATTGTTACGCATTAGTGACCGACAAAATGTATCAATCAATTCTGTCGGCCAGCCTGTTTAAAGCCGTAGGCCAATCGACCTATTTTATAATACTAGTCCCCGACTTTGCCGATACCCTAAGacctgaaccgatttttcTACATTCATTGATGCAGGCCCAACGGTCAGGCTGTCAAACATTTCTCATCTATCTCGCAAATGGCATACAGATGGAACGGTTTTTGCGATTTGTCGATGA gttTCGTATTTTGGACACTCGTTCGAAGTTTGTTCTCCTTCATGACTATCGGCTATTCTCGAAAAGATTGCATTATCTATGGAGGAGGATAGTCAACGTGATATTTGTGAAAGAGAATGACAACAGTCGTCGTGGAAACTTAAGCACAGGCACTTGGTTTGAATTGACTACGGTTCCATTTCCGCTACCGATAAAGGAAGTGTATGTGGATAAAAAATTAGATTCATGGCGTTCGGGAAGGTATCAAAGAGGAGTAAAgctgtttgaaaataaattgaccaATCTAAACA ATGAGAAATTGAAAGCTGTAGTTTTTAAGCACACACCGGGTGTAAGTGGAGGCTCTGAAAATCATAGTGGCGTTGAAGTTGAG ATTTTGAATACAATGGCAAAGACAATGAACTTCTCACTACAGTTTTACGAAAGTACTGACTCAGACACAGCAAAATGGGGAAGATTGGAAAGCAATGGAAGTGCGAGTGGTCTCTTAGGGGAAATG ATAAACCGACACGCTGACTTCGGGATAGCAGATCTTCACTATACTCCTCATCATCTAAATATTATGGACTTAAGTGTCCCATACACTAGTCAATGcttgacatttttgacaccAGAATCATTAACCGATAACTCGTGGAAAACGCTCATTTTACCCTTCAG CGGTGGTATGTGGCTCGGAGTTCTTTTCTTCCTGTTTTCTGTGggttttgtattttacattctGGGACAGATTCACATAAGACTACGGCGTAAAGAAGTTTTGATAAAACGGAAAAAGTATGTGAGAACGACAAAACGTATCAAACGGACATCCACCACCAGCGAAACCATATCtatacaaattaaaatattaccGAAAAGG ACAAGACCGACAGTTTCGCACAAGGACATCTTCGAAAGTTTTGGCAACTGCATACTCTACACGTACAGCATGTTATTAGTGGTGTCCTTGCCGAGGTTTCCAAAAAGTTGGTCTATTCGCGTTCTGACCGGGTGGTACTGGATTTATTGTATACTTGTTGTG GTCGCTTACAGAGCCTCACTAACAGCCATTTTAGCCCGATCCGCGCCCAG AGTTACTATCGACACTCTACAGCAACTCGCCGAAAGTCCAATTGGTTGTGGAGCATGGGGTGCAcagaataaacaattttttttagaatcacTCGACGAAGCTGGCCAGAAGATTGGAGCCAAATTAGAGGATGTGAATGACATGATGGAAGCG ATTGAGCGTGTAGCGAGAGGAAAGTATGCGTACTACGAAAACGAAAACACCTTGAAAGAGATTCGGTCCAAACGTAATACCCAATTAGATCCCCATCCCATGCATATAATGAAAGAGTGTGCGGTCAATATGCCTATATCGATAGGATTGGAAAAGAATTCGGCAATCAAGCCACGTTTTGACAATTTATTGCGTCGACTAATTGAAGCGGGACTGGTCAGTAAATGGTTATCAGAAGCGGTGCGAAACTACGAGCACAGTGAAGAGGAGACGGCAGAGGCGTTGATggatttaaagaaaatgtacggAGCTTTTGTGGCACTAGGAATTGGATATTTTATCTCGGTTATGGCTTTATTGggagaaattatttattggaaGTGTGTGGTGGTGAAAAGTCCGCTGTATGATGAGTATGCGCTGTacaaattgtatgaaaaatcttag
- the LOC119077108 gene encoding A-kinase anchor protein 10, mitochondrial, whose amino-acid sequence MLQFFKKGRKRDDKSESNDSCAGNEDEILLEAEQFYADSVDYDSDSPNSNFSKTILQIITDKNCLSYFVQFMDSKKSLPPVKFWLEAESFKTAAEVDICNDHTTEQTTDDVVDSSAEQNSTSNISTDVPNTVPKLSESRDDKLFIKKEATVDLKQSQSMTEMNESDLTKHLPLTDDEKSQLYEQNIVKQNLKNKQESLHIQEVERSRQMALKNQEKQKRINFQSSIASDAIRIFKNYLTTKSPHYIEVPATVVNEISLALCSPSINDDSYRPIAGLFSDAQLYVLDNIEKEYLNQFIDSSFYCKYCVDILTSEHLKIQDILCCEAALFYFMEFLEQEHHREYLDFWIAATNFKKQFENIATYDKQQAQTDALVLYEKYFSLQATNSLRVSDSVRFKIEERICTESDPIMHCFDLPLLIIERYLERKYFKQFVTSQLFYKHLSELLQKIDGVSVKKEQDLSAKKSRHRKTYSDCSSDKAELFRHNTISSQNTLLADGTKKKMHAAQAGGNMQIDSRQLNNPDMLWRRNSISGLNFGRIDSFGRYERDFDMEPGHEKVLTKGNKFRQVVRKLVNLPEEKVQEEIAWQVAEMIVKDITNITLNGSNGSNELKDLPSL is encoded by the exons ATGTTGCAATTCTTCAAGAAAG gTCGCAAACGTGACGACAAATCGGAATCGAACGATAGCTGTGCTGGAAATGAGGATGAAATATTATTGGAAGCTGAACAATTTTATGCAGACAGTGTAGATTATG ATTCCGATAGTCcgaattccaatttttccaaaacaaTTCTGCAAATCATAACGGACAAAAATTGCCTCAGTTATTTCGTTCAGTTTATGGACTCAAAGAAATCACTTCCGCCAGTTAAATTTTGGCTAGAAGCTGAGAGTTTTAAAACGGCTGCCGAAGTTGACATATGCAACGACCATACAACCGAACAAACCACTGATGATGTTGTCGACTCGTCAGCCGAACAGAATTCCACTTCAAACATATCAACCGACGTTCCCaatacagtgccaaaattgtCCGAATCCCGAGACGATAAACTATTTATTAAGAAGGAAGCAACTGTTGATCTGAAGCAATCGCAATCCATGACCGAAATGAATGAGAGCGACCTAACGAAACATTTGCCGCTGACCGATGACGAGAAGTCACAGCTGTACGAACAAAACATTGTCAAACAGAATCTCAAAAATAAGCAAGAATCTCTACACATTCAAGAAGTGGAACGTAGTCGCCAGATGGCGTTAAAGAATCAGGAAAAACAGAAGcgaatcaattttcaatcgtCGATTGCATCGGATGCCattcgaatttttaaaaattatttaaccaCAAAATCGCCCCATTACATTGAAGTGCCGGCTACAgttgtcaacgaaatttcattGGCACTTTGTTCTCCCAGCATAAACGACGATTCGTATCGGCCGATTGCTGGGTTATTTTCGGACGCTCAACTATACGTACTGGATAATATTGAAAAGGAGTACCTGAATCAATTCATCGACAGCAGTTTCTACTGTAAATACTGTGTTGACATCTTAACCAGTgaacatttgaaaattcaagacATCCTCTGCTGCGAAGCGgctctattttattttatggaaTTCCTGGAACAGGAACACCATCGAGAGTATCTGGATTTTTGGATAGCAGCTACCAATTTTAAGAAACAATTCGAAAACATTGCTACTTACGACAAACAACAAGCACAAACCGATGCACTGGTGCTGTACGAAAAGTATTTCTCGCTTCAAGCGACAAACTCTCTGCGGGTGTCTGACTCTGTTCGCTTCAAAATTGAAGAACGAATTTGCACGGAATCTGATCCGATAATGCACTGCTTCGATTTGCCATTGCTGATAATTGAGCGTTACTTGGAGCGGAAATACTTCAAACAATTCGTTACATCGCAGTTGTTCTACAAACATTTATCGGAGCTGCTACAGAAAATCGATGGGGTGAGTGTGAAGAAAGAGCAGGACTTGTCTGCCAAAAAGTCTCGTCACCGTAAGACCTATTCGGATTGCAGCAGCGATAAAGCGGAACTGTTTCGTCACAACACTATATCGTCACAAAATACGTTATTAGCCGATGGTACGAAGAAAAAGATGCACGCAGCACAAGCGGGTGGTAATATGCAAATCGATTCACGCCAATTAAACAATCCGGATATGTTGTGGCGACGGAATTCAATATCCGGTTTGAATTTCGGTCGAATCGATTCGTTCGGTCGATACGAACGAGATTTTGATATGGAACCGGGTCACGAAAAGGTGCTAACGAAGGGGAACAAGTTCCGTCAGGTTGTGAGAAAGTTGGTGAATTTGCCGGAGGAAAAGGTGCAAGAGGAAATTGCATGGCAAGTGGCCGAAATGATTGTTAAAGATAtcacaaatattacgttgaaTGGATCGAACGGGTCGAATGAACTGAAGGATTTGCCGTCTTTATGA
- the LOC119077114 gene encoding ribosome biogenesis protein WDR12 homolog: MEIQTGEGQVQIHFTTKQQQYAIPDTPYSIAANISTDELNTLVNSLLKETGFLKNVDFDFLVLGEFLRNRLGGHLKERGVSFEDTIEIEYVERFPSPEPQDCLLHDDWVSAVHTRNNWILTGCYDHSINIWTTKGKHTLTVPGHLAPVKAVSWISLNDQNGVFVSASQDQTAMIWEWNIEQNAVQCMFVCKGHERGIDSVDVSPSGKLFATGSWDTLLKIWSADLHGTEDESSSKKARTAQAQTRTPVLTLQGHREAVSGVQWINEESLLTSSWDHTLKIWNLGMEGVKSEISGNKSFFDISYSQLNGLIITASADKNLRLYDPRSNQGTVVKNTFLGHSQWIQTVCWSTTDEHLFISGSYDNHVKLWDVRSSKAPLYDLIGHEDKVHDCDWSNPKYMVSGGSDNTVRVFKSKKANQKTK, encoded by the exons atggaaattcaaaCAGGAGAAGGACAAGTACAGATTCATTTCACCACCAAGCAACAGCA GTATGCAATTCCCGACACACCCTATTCGATAGCAGCCAACATTTCAACAGATGAGCTAAACACTCTGGTCAACAGTCTGCTGAAAGAAACCGGATTCCTGAAAAACGTTGACTTTGATTTTCTCGTACTCGGCGAATTTTTacg CAACCGACTAGGTGGCCATCTGAAAGAAAGAGGAGTTTCGTTTGAGGACACAATCGAAATTGAATATGTGGAACGATTTCCATCACCAGAGCCACAAGATTGCCTATTGCATGATGATTGGGTGTCAGCTGTACATACGAGAAACAATTG GATTCTGACGGGATGCTATGACCActcaataaatatttggaCAACGAAGGGTAAACATACCTTGACAGTTCCCGGTCATTTGGCTCCAGTTAAAGCTGTATCGTGGATATCGTTGAACGACCAAAATGGTGTTTTTGTGAGCGCATCACAGGATCAGACGGCTATGATATGGGAATGGAATATCGAACAGAATGCTGTCCAATGCATGTTTGTTTGCAAAGGTCACGAGAGAGGCATTGACAGCGTCGATGTTAGTCCGTCGGGAAAGTTGTTCGCCACGGGCAGTTGGGATACGTTGCTAAAAATATGGTCGGCTG ATCTGCACGGAACAGAAGACGAGTCTTCAAGTAAGAAAGCGCGCACAGCTCAAGCACAGACAAGG ACACCGGTTCTGACGTTGCAAGGTCACCGAGAAGCAGTCTCAGGCGTTCAATGGATAAATGAAGAAAGTTTACTTACAAGTTCCTGGGATCATAcgttaaaaatttggaacttGGGAATGGAAGGCGTAAAGTCGGAGATCAGCggaaataaatcatttttcgatataagttaCTCTCAGTTGAACGGACTGATCATAACGGCGTCGGCTGACAAAAACCTTCGCCTATATGATCCACGATCGAATC AAGGAACAGTCGTCAAAAATACGTTCTTGGGACATTCACAATGGATTCAAACGGTTTGCTGGTCAACAACGGACGAGCATTTGTTCATTTCCGGATCGTATGATAATCACGTTAAATTGTGGGATGTTCGAAG TTCAAAAGCTCCGCTGTATGACTTAATTGGTCATGAAGACAAAGTGCACGATTGCGATTGGTCGAATCCAAAGTACATGGTGTCCGGTGGCTCGGACAATACAGTTCGCGTTTTCAAATCGAAGAAAGCAAATCAAAAGACCAAATAA
- the LOC119077104 gene encoding probable RNA helicase armi, producing the protein MWPKFDYIFNFFYPKNDADDIKKELERVLELAQTECQEYQEAHCIKNEDDELDEITEDKCVLSNGKITSLSHEAGMINRDIPFSLSKAYGLHLSEGQTVSYMWYKADNDVVKVCRIVKIIEENWNEPLTDEAIEEVRRQRPEVFSTYLVSKVGFISRKLRDIIDVDVEGEESKQTFSLDDIEATFTPRRYDQVTIVCKVQRDPKLLDEAGVTIEVIKMEPNITKQYTGTITNVTQGQHGLIAEKFLFFWDALVSDYRVVNVGDKVTAECIQCEIVDASVYEFRCLKVVLIESVVQVESESQIFQPVIKPAENKNGIEMSDNVTIELNEINEIKEFTMLVKNTAAVAQKVLETVFVGRKSESQLTLISPARNHSFDLQPNEETMFKFQAKGRIFGESPPEKFYIRFSGPAGVFKIFRNIIVILQDVEQIHPFIGTGSNVQKNLSYTQRVARMDATRSTIQGVPVIKTANFVKTKFKQWAVPDSMKAIVNDPKNSRNYINETLDSFWPLLKANLDVTGYCRIFHTLLHLEECEMYHNMRRYDKKSFFKREGEYLSLTVQNIAESRPSLVIGDSVKVFSPFSSQAPGQEKGFEGCIHGVKKDRILLKFNDAFHAKYNSEDYNIYFYFSRTPLRKQHHAIDLIKNKLPEILFANKVVTKEKQLDVQLNVETGELLLQSSVIPWFNPELNIVQKQAVTNILQGVARPLPYVIFGPPGTGKTVTLIETILQLYKKVPHSRILVATPSNSSANLITERIVESGALMQGEFIRLVSENSIQKETIPESIIRHCGTIDIAREETTDDGIKLTVSGLKMNCNSKYLRLRRVLIGTCITLGTLMQCDFPENHFTHVIIDESGQSMETEIVIPMSFVDKRNGQIILAGDPMQLGPIVLSSYAKSRGLDQSYLVRLLERTPYKPDPERFERRFDPRLITRLVFNYRSLPSIMSIYSELFYDSDLKAMVNDVDSIEAELVKRLRPIFLHPEQENVTQGVIFIGVQGKSQQCADSPSWFNAAEANNVLQFMMKLMKYGCDADDIGIITPYTQQVKTIRNIIESTDLIAPKVGTVEEFQGQERKIILVSTVRTVGREIRQTDKKHNLGFVKSPKRMNVAISRARALLVIFGSPRILVQDENWKFLIEQCAKNDSCMSFDPAILNVKAVNGGRDDDDDDDDDDN; encoded by the exons ATGTGGCCCAAATTcgattatattttcaatttcttttaccCGAAAAATGACGCCGATGACATCAAGAAAGAGTTGGAAAGAGTATTGGAGCTGGCACAGACGGAATGTCAAGAATATCAGGAAGCGCATTGCATTAAAAATGAAGATGATGAGTTAGATGAGATAACGGAAGACAAATGTGTCTTAAGTAACG GTAAAATAACGTCATTGAGCCACGAAGCCGGTATGATAAATCGGGATATACCGTTTTCACTATCCAAAGCGTACGGTCTTCATTTGAGCGAAGGGCAAACCGTATCATACATGTGGTATAAGGCTGACAACGATGTGGTCAAAGTTTGCAGAATCGTCAAAATTATCGAAGAGAATTGGAATGAACCTCTAACC gACGAAGCCATAGAAGAGGTCCGAAGGCAGCGACCAGAAGTGTTTTCAACGTATTTAGTTAGTAAAGTGGGATTCATTAGTCGTAAACTTAGGGACATCATCGATGTAGATGTCGAAGGTGAAGAATcaaagcaaacattttcgttgGATGATATCGAGGCAACATTTACTCCGCGCAGATACGATCAAGTCACGATTGTTTGCAAAGTTCAACGCGATCCAAAGCTGCTCGATGAGGCTGGAGTTACTATCGAAGTTATCAAAATGGAACCCAACATCACCAAACAATATACGGGTACGATAACAAATGTTACGCAAGGTCAACATGGACTCATTGCTGAAAAGTTCTTGTTCTTCTGGGATGCGCTAGTTAGTGATTATCGGGTTGTGAACGTGGGCGACAAAGTCACAGCCGAATGCATTCAATGTGAAATAGTGGATGCGTCTGTGTATGAGTTTCGGTGTTTGAAGGTGGTTCTGATCGAAAGTGTTGTTCAGGTCGAAAGTGAAAGCCAGATCTTTCAACCCGTCATAAAACCAGCTGAGAACAAAAATGGAATCGAAATGTCGGACAATGTTACGATTGAGCTCAACGAAATAAACGAAATCAAAGAATTTACAATGCTCGTGAAAAATACTGCCGCAGTGGCTCAGAAAGTGCTGGAGACGGTTTTCGTCGGCAGGAAGTCTGAATCGCAGCTGACACTTATCTCACCAGCCCGGAATCACTCATTCGACTTACAGCCCAACGAGGAGACGATGTTCAAGTTCCAGGCGAAAGGGAGAATATTTGGCGAATCTCCACCGGAAAAGTTTTACATCCGATTCAGTGGACCAGCTGGCGTTTTTAAGATCTTCCGAAACATTATCGTCATCTTACAAGACGTCGAGCAAATTCATCCATTCATTGGAACCGGATCTAATGTGCAGAAAAATTTGTCATACACGCAAAGAGTAGCTCGGATGGATGCAACACGCAGCACCATACAAGGTGTGCCTGTAATAAAAACGGCCAATttcgtcaaaacaaaattcaagcAGTGGGCAGTGCCGGATTCTATGAAGGCAATAGTAAACGATCCGAAAAATTCGCGCAATTACATTAACGAAACGTTGGATTCCTTTTGGCCACTGCTAAAGGCCAATCTGGACGTCACAGGCTATTGCAGAATCTTTCACACTTTGCTTCATCTGGAAGAATGCGAAATGTACCACAATATGCGCAGATACGACAAGAAATCGTTCTTCAAACGGGAAGGAGAGTATTTATCTCTGACCGTTCAAAATATTGCTGAGAGTCGACCATCTTTGGTCATTG GCGACTCTGTAAAAGTTTTTAGTCCGTTCTCGTCACAAGCACCGGGACAGGAAAAGGGCTTTGAAGGATGCATCCATGGCGTGAAGAAAGACAGAATCTTACTCAAATTCAACGATGCCTTTCACGCCAAATACAACTCTGAAGATTACAACATTTATTTCTACTTCTCGCGAACACCACTTCGAAAACAACACCATGCTATCGAcctaattaaaaataaattgccaGAAATCTTATTCGCAAACAAAGTCGTCACGAAAGAGAAGCAACTCGACGTTCAGTTGAATGTAGAGACTGGTGAACTTTTGTTGCAGAGTTCAGTCATACCGTGGTTCAATCCTGAGCTGAATATTGTGCAGAAACAAGCCGTCACGAATATTTTGCAAGGAGTTGCACGTCCTTTACCCTATGTCATTTTTGGTCCACCCGGCACAGGAAAAACGGTCACACTCATCGAAACGATCTTACAACTGTACAAAAAAGTGCCGCACAGTCGGATTCTAGTTGCCACACCTTCCAACAGTTCAGCTAATTTGATAACAGAGCGAATTGTCGAAAGTGGAGCGTTAATGCAGGGTGAATTCATACGACTGGTGAGCGAGAACAGCATTCAGAAAGAAACGATTCCGGAAAGTATCATTCGCCATTGCGGTACCATTGACATAGCGAGAGAAGAAACGACCGACGATGGTATCAAACTTACCGTATCcggattgaaaatgaattgcaATAGCAAATATTTGAGATTGCGTCGGGTGCTGATTGGAACGTGCATTACACTGGGAACGCTAATGCAGTGCGATTTTCctgaaaatcattttactcATGTCATAATTGATGAGAGTGGTCAAAGTATGGAGACGGAAATCGTTATTCCAATGTCGTTTGTTGACAAGCGCAACGGACAGATTATACTCGCTGGAGATCCTATGCAATTGGGTCCAATTGTTTTGAGCAGCTATGCAAAGAGTCGCGGTCTAGATCAATCATACTTAGTACGATTACTGGAACGAACTCCGTACAAACCGGACCCAGAG AGATTTGAACGTCGCTTCGATCCGAGGCTTATTACCCGATTAGTGTTCAACTATCGGTCTCTTCCAAGCATAATGAGCATCTACAGTGAATTATTTTACGATTCCGACTTGAAGGCAATGGTCAACGACGTGGACAGCATCGAAGCCGAATTGGTGAAACGATTGCGACCAATTTTCTTGCATCCAGAGCAGGAAAATGTCACTCAAGGTGTTATTTTCATTGGCGTTCAAGGTAAAAGTCAACAATGTGCCGATTCGCCGTCCTGGTTTAATGCCGCTGAAGCAAATAAT GTTCTGCAATTTATGATGAAACTCATGAAGTATGGCTGTGATGCGGACGACATTGGAATCATCACACCGTACACACAACAAGTGAAAACGATCCGCAATATAATTGAAAGTACGGACCTAATTGCGCCGAAAGTCGGTACCGTCGAAGAATTTCAAGGGCAAGAGCGCAAAATCATTTTGGTGTCAACGGTACGAACGGTGGGTCGTGAGATACGTCAAACCgataaaaaacacaatttggGCTTTGTCAAGAGTCCGAAGCGCATGAATGTTGCGATTTCGCGGGCCAGAGCGTTATTGGTTATATTTGGCAGTCCTCGGATTCTTGTGCAAGATGAAAATTGGAAGTTTTTGATTGAACAGTGCGCTAAAAACGATTCGTGCATGAGTTTTGATCCTGCAATACTGAATGTAAAAGCGGTAAATGGAGGTCgtgacgacgacgacgatgatgatgatgatgacaatTGA